A single window of Nasonia vitripennis strain AsymCx chromosome 4, Nvit_psr_1.1, whole genome shotgun sequence DNA harbors:
- the LOC100677910 gene encoding uncharacterized protein LOC100677910: MAEKRSPSAGKVHHRLQDGATAAAVRKRRRRYEPVSRLPSPPPEPVASTCISSFQQLDRLHSLVEQILELRSKNARLFSRVRELERIKAQRRLERTGLALPADEGELAFAESLLGSLLESTPCGAAAPSNNSSNVSNNKRGCRQRSRSIGTEARPLLRAAASSNKRSSCHLQYESRQAAKRHSIAQAPCSPKVSKWTKVKAAFRWERAAAAFLEQDRFLRPPPAVSTESSGSGGPPSPGCTVNLSYSTASASSSPSSSTDELYPKLPRSSLRPSNTEAAVAPRANETRATAAKTPWAMVKDMIQSRRERINRGSIRSEDGYSLSSSLDSSADTLLQDAERIAQQQHLRLTPTLRITVPSSEELRSLLSSPESAASTSNDNNNSPSTDDATHQPRQLHRQDSKWNKVKRAFLSGPATATVSVPASPSSRMSTAFFDDGETGRSFYSASVEDLEKSVDAASTGNSPNYHQILNDKLSEWEKGSSKNGSARTATSSPKDKDSANALLMGEEQLTPEFKKKLQEWKRMKKTSPGTTSPEQQQLFRRRLTDWQIWRTATKTDGKTAPTADSQDSGKPHLSEEFLRKMDEWKKIKSATTAARSDEDQSERRSSSCTTESLSPNIPRRGCVVDDKEFTPLDNIISMVEREQKLIEKQREKLLDKKSGYRLNEINRICDLTADKREVLVHTSTGFYRFQGISQEFTRKLYEWEKSQGIAPEYSTFQLLNPTFKITPADRSDESNREKGPQTLKRSKSMSSVVETSLRDNTPIRQPSSLSLNDATNLENDAKLRIDSKQTIGEEEMSEELLAALDDSEPEAVIVDIEDVIEETASPMAKFQPQQTPVYCVTASETTSIAIPLGTVTASREPSPVILIQAGEAHHRIRKHRISQIRDVQTESIENSLQEHVSVTPVPSQIRITQVDEATNDENRKRLFEPSDINICETIIEEEAPASHIEEESSHSVDMEPSAGTSFGERTAPKVQEESSATPGCGAASKIEFPRPSDITEDSVDGNEVVITVGSEIRRQRKVLKTRRLTDTQVGYKWQESTGMVEESSSKKVEANSDALTVSPFPETPSVERIIINESTLNKIVVPTASNERISQIANSDESSKSPSNKTGKSSDSRSVFVKTKRIIFSPFSRRSKDVEQLTASSESSAAAAPAEIQQSRSSVDCRPPLPQSPILCRKEYRRSSPKETAPSIRMMIQRYNQKLQEDAGSPASSGSGSPIWRSPSSERRVRTQMERYQEEVRRAISPLSAAGVYRTTPLEKSASAGLVHPQTTGRKSSLQNKNPEIFSNIKQSLVQEFKTLPIMSKSETAASEAASPDATPLRLRAQRIKKAKDEFLSRGPSCYSHDPSMQERGSNLDLSDKSASAGMINVDPSTFERLRQSKTAATAAEFTGTLSKIASKFRRAKLKKLKDKDKDKDKETSKMGTVSMLCRQSLLVDILQPADEMSKSCPTSPSPSQRDAADEHSRFKQHRDSN, translated from the exons ATGGCCGAGAAGAGGAGCCCCAGTGCGGGCAAAGTGCACCATCGGTTGCAGGACGGGgcaacggcggcggcagtGCGCAAGAGGCGGCGTCGTTACGAGCCTGTCAGTAGGCTGCCGAGCCCACCTCCGGAGCCCGTAGCTTCAACCTGCATCAGCAGCTTTCAACAGCTGGACCGGCTGCATTCGCTCGTCGAGCAGATACTCGAGCTGCGCTCGAAGAATGCCAGGCTTTTCAGTAGAGTTCGGGAGCTCGAGCGGATCAAAGCTCAGCGGCGGCTCGAGAGGACTGGACTGGCCCTGCCCGCTGACGAGGGGGAGCTTGCGTTCGCTGAATCGCTGCTTGGCTCGCTGCTCGAGTCCACTCCctgcggcgctgctgctcccAGTAATAATAGTAGTAATGTTAGTAATAATAAG AGGGGCTGCCGTCAGCGCAGCAGGTCGATCGGCACGGAGGCGCGGCCTCTTCTGCGAGCAGCAGCGTCGAGCAACAAGCGCTCCAGCTGTCACTTGCAGTACGAGTCGCGTCAAGCGGCCAAGCGGCACTCGATAGCCCAGGCGCCCTGCTCGCCCAAGGTCAGCAAGTGGACCAAGGTCAAAGCAGCCTTCCGATGGGAGCGAGCCGCCGCGGCCTTCCTCGAGCAGGACAGGTTCCTCAGGCCTCCTCCCGCCGTCAGCACGGAGAGCTCCGGCAGCGGCGGCCCACCTTCGCCCGGCTGCACCGTCAACCTGTCCTACTCCACCGCCTCGGCCTCGTCCTCGCCGTCGTCCTCGACCGACGAGCTCTACCCGAAGCTCCCGAGATCGAGCTTGAGGCCCAGTAACACGGAAGCCGCCGTCGCTCCGCGAGCAAAC GAAACGAGAGCAACAGCTGCCAAAACTCCCTGGGCCATGGTCAAGGATATGATCCAGTCGCGCCGAGAGAGGATCAACCGGGGCAGCATCCGCAGCGAGGACGGCTACTCGCTGTCGAGCAGTCTCGACTCGTCGGCGGACACGCTGCTCCAGGACGCGGAGAGGATcgcccagcagcagcatctgCGACTGACCCCTACCCTGAGGATCACGGTGCCGTCGAGCGAGGAGCTGCGCAGCCTCCTCTCGTCGCCAGAGTCCGCGGCTTCGACGAGCAACGACAACAACAACTCGCCGTCGACGGACGACGCGACGCATCAGCCGAGGCAGCTTCACAGGCAGGACTCCAAGTGGAACAAGGTCAAGCGGGCCTTCCTCTCGGGCCCGGCTACCGCCACCGTCTCCGTCCCGGCCAGTCCCAGCAGCAGGATGTCTACCGCTTTCTTCGACG ATGGCGAAACTGGCCGAAGCTTCTACAGCGCGAGCGTCGAGGACTTGGAGAAGAGCGTCGATGCCGCATCGACGGGGAACAGTCCAAACTACCACCAGATCCTCAACGACAAGCTCAGCGAGTGGGAGAAGGGAAGCAGCAAAAATGGCTCAGCGCGAACCGCCACGAGCTCGCCCAAGGACAAGGACTCGGCCAACGCTCTACTCATGGGCGAGGAACAGCTCACCCCCGAGTTCAAGAAGAAGCTGCAGGAGTGGAAGCGCATGAAGAAGACGTCGCCCGGGACAACTTCACccgaacagcagcagctcttcCGGAGACGCCTCACCGACTGGCAGATCTGGCGCACCGCCACGAAAACCGATGGGAAGACTGCTCCGACGGCGGATTCGCAGGATTCAG GAAAACCGCACCTGTCCGAGGAGTTCTTGAGGAAGATGGACGAGTGGAAGAAGATCAAGTCGGCAACGACGGCGGCGCGTTCGGACGAGGACCAAAGCGAGAGGCGATCCTCCAGCTGCACCACGGAGTCCCTTTCCCCGAATATTCCACGAAGAGGCTGCGTCGTCGACGACAAAGAGTTCACGCCGCTGGATAACATCATTTCTATGGTCGAGCGAGAGCAGAAGCTCATCGAGAAGCAGCGGGAGAAACTGCTCGACAAGAAGTCAGGGTACAG GCTCAACGAAATCAATCGCATTTGCGACTTAACGGCCGACAAACGGGAAGTGCTCGTTCACACGTCGACGGGCTTCTACAGATTCCAAGGCATTTCGCAAGAATTCACGCGGAAATTGTACGAGTGGGAAAAGAGTCAAGGTATCGCTCCTGAATACTCCACCTTTCAGTTGCTCAATCCAACGTTCAAAATCACCCCGGCGGACAGGAGCGACGAGTCGAATC GCGAAAAGGGTCCGCAAACTCTGAAACGTTCCAAGTCCATGAGCAGCGTCGTGGAGACCAGCCTACGAGATAACACCCCGATTCGACAGCCATCGAGTCTATCCTTGAACGACGCAACGAATTTAGAAAACGATG CTAAACTGCGCATAGACTCGAAGCAAACGATCGGCGAGGAGGAAATGTCCGAAGAGTTATTGGCTGCTTTGGACGATTCCGAGCCGGAAGCCGTGATCGTTGACATCGAGGATGTTATAGAAGAGACCGCGAGCCCTATGGCCAAGTTCCAACCACAACAGACTCCGGTTTATTGCGTCACCGCCAGCGAAACGACCAGCATTGCCATACCGCTTGGCACAGTGACTGCCAGTCGCGAGCCATCGCCTGTTATTCTTATACAGGCCGGAGAAGCGCATCAC aGAATCAGAAAGCACAGGATTTCGCAGATCCGGGACGTCCAAACGGAAAGTATCGAGAACAGCTTGCAGGAACATGTCAGCGTTACTCCGGTACCATCGCAAATACGCATCACTCAGGTCGATGAAGCGACGAACGACGAAAACAGAAAACG ATTGTTCGAGCCGAGTGATATCAATATTTGCGAAACGATCATCGAGGAGGAAGCGCCAGCCTCGCATATAG AAGAGGAGTCTAGTCACAGTGTGGATATGGAACCATCGGCCGGCACGAGTTTTGGCGAAAGGACAGCGCCGAAAGTGCAG GAAGAATCATCCGCGACGCCCGGCTGCGGAGCTGCGTCAAAAATCGAGTTCCCTCGTCCTAGCGACATAACCGAAG ATAGCGTCGACGGAAACGAAGTAGTGATAACTGTCGGCAGCGAGATCCGCCGGCAGAGAAAGGTATTGAAAACTCGAAGACTGACGGATACCCAAGTAGGCTACAAATGGCAAGAATCGACCGGGATGGTAGAAGAAAGCTCGTCCAAGAAAGTAGAAGCCAACTCGGATGCTCTAACCGTCTCGCCCTTCCCGGAAACGCCAAGCGTAGAGAGAATCATCATCAACGAGAGTACGCTCAACAAAATCGTCGTGCCCACGGCATCAAACGAGCGGATCTCGCAAATCGCTAACTCTGACGAGTCCAGCAAATCGCCGAGCAATAAGACTGGAAAATCGTCGGACTCGCGAAGCGTCTTCGTCAAAACGAAGCGCATAATCTTCTCGCCGTTCAGTCGTCGCAGCAAGGACGTCGAGCAACTAACAGCCTCCTCGGAAAGTTCAGCAGCCGCAGCACCAGCAGAGATCCAGCAAAGTCGCTCGAGCGTCGACTGCAGACCTCCACTTCCACAGTCGCCAATTCTCTGCCGCAAGGAGTACCGACGTTCGTCGCCGAAGGAAACGGCTCCAAGCATTCGCATGATGATCCAGCGCTACAATCAGAAGCTGCAAGAGGACGCGGGCAGCCCCGCGAGCAGCGGGAGTGGCTCACCCATCTGGCGCTCGCCCAGCAGCGAACGTCGCGTCCGGACGCAGATGGAGCGCTACCAGGAGGAGGTGCGTCGGGCAATCTCGCCGCTCTCGGCTGCCGGAGTTTACAGGACAACGCCGCTGGAGAAGAGCGCGAGCGCTGGGCTGGTTCACCCTCAGACAACAGGGAGGAAGAGCAGCTTGCAAAACAAGAACCCCGAGATATTCAGCAACATCAAGCAGTCCTTGGTGCAGGAGTTCAAGACGCTACCGATCATGAGCAAGAGCGAAACCGCAGCGTCGGAAGCTGCATCTCCGGACGCAACGCCACTGCGTCTGAGAGCGCAGCGCATCAAGAAGGCCAAGGACGAGTTCCTGTCGCGCGGCCCGAGTTGCTATTCGCACGACCCTTCGATGCAAGAGCGTGGCTCGAACCTAGACCTCTCCGACAAGTCTGCCAGCGCGGGCATGATCAACGTCGACCCGAGCACCTTCGAGAGGCTCCGCCAGAGCAAGACGGCGGCCACCGCAGCCGAGTTCACGGGCACGCTCAGCAAGATCGCCAGCAAATTCCGCAGAGCCAAGCTGAAGAAACTGAAGGACAAGGACAAAGATAAAGACAAAGAAACTTCGAAGATGGGCACGGTCTCGATGCTGTGCCGGCAGAGTCTACTCGTAGACATCCTGCAGCCAGCGGACGAGATGTCCAAGAGTTGCCCGACCTCCCCTTCGCCCAGCCAGAGGGACGCCGCCGACGAGCATTCGCGATTCAAGCAGCATCGCGATAGCAACTAA
- the LOC103317516 gene encoding uncharacterized protein LOC103317516 isoform X1 — translation MQPLKFLVSPGNSKFITGRNRQTGLRLLGSQCNVAQSGEKSEDCKIVPQCWSERNAADAYERELTQVRKKAIDLQILTKNSCKSLLDSMNAVDNEPSPELRQLDLEIERKIREISSMSLVCGARKRLESYALAEKVAANLQVWLCGNAAGVRCVECRLGELECRIRERTDTAVEMVRTCRGCVSSQALLSCLGDASAAAARLLETGEEHVKSEVDNVEQLCDRFRLENAKERERVTSPLVSELASFDRDLDSCIEELDSATDRRRKR, via the exons ATGCAGCCGTTAAAATTCTTGGTGTCGCCCGGAAATTCGAAGTTTATCACGGGACGGAATCGTCAAACAGGCCTGCGGTTACTTGGTTCGCAATGCAACGTTGCGCAGAGCGGAGAGAAGAGCGAGGATTGCAAAATCGTTCCT CAGTGTTGGAGCGAGAGGAACGCGGCGGACGCCTACGAGCGAGAGCTGACCCAGGTGCGCAAGAAGGCGATCGACCTCCAGATCCTGACAAAAAACTCGTGCAAATCTCTGTTGGATTCGATGAACGCAGTGGACAATGAACCTTCACCCGAATTGCGTCAACTGGACTTGGAAATCGAGCGGAAGATCCGCGAGATAAGCAGCATGAGCCTCGTCTGCGGCGCCAGAAAACGACTCGAGAGCTACGCCCTGGCCGAGAAGGTCGCCGCGAACCTGCAG gtgtggCTCTGCGGAAACGCGGCTGGCGTGCGTTGCGTCGAGTGTCGCCTCGGAGAGCTGGAGTGTCGGATTCGCGAGCGCACCGACACGGCCGTGGAGATGGTGCGCACCTGCAGGGGCTGCGTCTCGAGCCAAGCGCTTCTGAGCTGCCTCGGCGATGCCAGCGCCGCAGCGGCTCGCCTGCTGGAGACTGGCGAGGAGCACGTGAAAAGCGAGGTGGACAACGTCGAGCAGCTCTGTGACCGGTTCAGACTCGAGAACGCGAAGGAACGGGAGAGGGTCACGAGTCCCCTTGTCAGCGAGCTCGCCTCCTTCGATCGAGACTTGGACAGCTGCATCGAGGAGCTAGACTCTGCTACTGACCGTCGAAGAAAGCGGTAG
- the LOC103317516 gene encoding uncharacterized protein LOC103317516 isoform X2: protein MQPLKFLVSPGNSKFITGRNRQTGLRLLGSQCNVAQSGEKSEDCKIVPCWSERNAADAYERELTQVRKKAIDLQILTKNSCKSLLDSMNAVDNEPSPELRQLDLEIERKIREISSMSLVCGARKRLESYALAEKVAANLQVWLCGNAAGVRCVECRLGELECRIRERTDTAVEMVRTCRGCVSSQALLSCLGDASAAAARLLETGEEHVKSEVDNVEQLCDRFRLENAKERERVTSPLVSELASFDRDLDSCIEELDSATDRRRKR from the exons ATGCAGCCGTTAAAATTCTTGGTGTCGCCCGGAAATTCGAAGTTTATCACGGGACGGAATCGTCAAACAGGCCTGCGGTTACTTGGTTCGCAATGCAACGTTGCGCAGAGCGGAGAGAAGAGCGAGGATTGCAAAATCGTTCCT TGTTGGAGCGAGAGGAACGCGGCGGACGCCTACGAGCGAGAGCTGACCCAGGTGCGCAAGAAGGCGATCGACCTCCAGATCCTGACAAAAAACTCGTGCAAATCTCTGTTGGATTCGATGAACGCAGTGGACAATGAACCTTCACCCGAATTGCGTCAACTGGACTTGGAAATCGAGCGGAAGATCCGCGAGATAAGCAGCATGAGCCTCGTCTGCGGCGCCAGAAAACGACTCGAGAGCTACGCCCTGGCCGAGAAGGTCGCCGCGAACCTGCAG gtgtggCTCTGCGGAAACGCGGCTGGCGTGCGTTGCGTCGAGTGTCGCCTCGGAGAGCTGGAGTGTCGGATTCGCGAGCGCACCGACACGGCCGTGGAGATGGTGCGCACCTGCAGGGGCTGCGTCTCGAGCCAAGCGCTTCTGAGCTGCCTCGGCGATGCCAGCGCCGCAGCGGCTCGCCTGCTGGAGACTGGCGAGGAGCACGTGAAAAGCGAGGTGGACAACGTCGAGCAGCTCTGTGACCGGTTCAGACTCGAGAACGCGAAGGAACGGGAGAGGGTCACGAGTCCCCTTGTCAGCGAGCTCGCCTCCTTCGATCGAGACTTGGACAGCTGCATCGAGGAGCTAGACTCTGCTACTGACCGTCGAAGAAAGCGGTAG